From Triticum aestivum cultivar Chinese Spring chromosome 4A, IWGSC CS RefSeq v2.1, whole genome shotgun sequence, a single genomic window includes:
- the LOC123088015 gene encoding early nodulin-93 (The sequence of the model RefSeq protein was modified relative to this genomic sequence to represent the inferred CDS: added 6 bases not found in genome assembly), translating to MSTVTRAYLDQRLAAAKRCSKEATMAGAKAAAVATVAAAVPTLASVRMLPWAKAHLNPTGQALIISTVAGMAYFIVADKTILSMAMARRHSFEDAPEHLKNTSFH from the exons ACGGTGACCCGCGCCTACCTCGACCAGAGGCTCGCCGCCGCCAAGCGCTGCTCCAAAG AAGCTACCATGGCGGGAGCCAAGGCCGCGGCCGTCGCCACCGTCGCTGCCGCAGTCCCCACA CTGGCGAGCGTGAGGATGCTGCCGTGGGCCAAGGCGCACCTGAACCCCACCGGGCAGGCCCTCATCATCTCCACTGTCGCTGGGATGgcctacttcatcgtcgccgacaAGACCATCCTCTCCATGGCCATGGCCAGGAGGCACTCCTTCGAGGACGCGCCGGAGCACCTCAAGAACACCTCCTTCCACTAG